Within Fusarium fujikuroi IMI 58289 draft genome, chromosome FFUJ_chr08, the genomic segment ACCGAGCACTGATGTCTGGACGAAATGAACATTCAACAAACCAGAATATCATGACTTGATCTATACAATAGCATTAATCAAGTCAAAATGACTGGTCTTCAAACTTGTCTTGGTATCCTAAACTGTGCCATCGGTGCTGTCTCTTGTACCAATGCACGAGGTCGATGATTTTTGGTCCTCTCTTTTGCTTTCAATGTAcatataagtaatttagaCAGAACCCTTCCATTTTATGCAACCTTAAAACATTCACACGAGAAGTCAGAGTGACGGTGATGAATGAGGTTCGACTGTATTGAAGATCCTGCCCTGTTCAAACCTCAGCGCTACTAACTTGCGAATGAGAAAGCCAGCCCATCGCCATATATGAAGGCCTCAGACCCAGTGAGTGGTGGCTCCGTAATTTCCTCCATCAGCAGGGCGAAGAAAGTCACTCTGAGTGATCTTGCCATTCGCCTGTCGACGTCCCTTGATAAGGCTAGTGGAGGTAGCCTTGAAGTCTGCATCCTGCCAAGATCCACCCTTCTCCCAATTGTTGCCCTTACCCTTCACCGAAGTGAGCGTGTTCTGCTTGCTCAGGCTGCTGGATCCGGCATTGTTGGCTGCAAGGTTGTTCTCATAGGTAGCTTTGGAAGAGCGTTGGTTGAAACCTTCCTCGCGGTTCTTCCAAGCAGTGTTGTGGATGAGAGTCATGTCACCGGGCATGTTGTTGTCGCTGAAGCCACGGCGGTTACGGAAGGAGAAGTTGTTGCGAGCGACATGGTTGACGTTGGCTCGGTTGGCGGGTGATCCACCGCCGAGCTTGATGCCAATGCCATCTCCTCTGTAAGGGTTGAAGTTCCAGCGGTTCACACCATTGTCGAAAATGATGTTATCAAGGATGGTGACAGAAGATTTGAACTCGTACAGATCGataccatcatcagcattcTCGTAGCTGCGAATACCACGGATGATGTTCCCAGCGCCTGAGCCTTCCTTGATAGCCATACCATCTGCATTTTGGCCATTGTTGCGTGGATCAGCGTTGTTATGGGTGTCAAGATAAACGATCTCGTTGTTCGAGATGCTGTTCTGCATGTGGAAGCCAGTCTCATAGTTGCTGTGGGTGGTCAGGCGCTCGAAGTAGTTGTTGTGTGAATCCTTCACGTAGACACCATAGGGGCCCTTGGTGAGAGTGATGTGAATGAATCTCCAGTACTCTGCCTTCTCGACATGAAAGATACCGCGATCCTTGCCAGAAAAACTGGCACCAAGGGCAGCCGGAGTACCAGGCATCTTGTCACCGTCAATGATGACTTCTTCGTTATTATAGGACCTGATGGTGTAGGGTTTGCTAGAGGAACCTTTCTTGGTGAAGTGGATGTTCTTGGACGGGCGGTAGGTTCCCTTTCGGAGATATATGGTGTCTCCAGCGCTGGCAGCATTAACTGCAGCCTGGATGTCGGCCAGAGGGGAGCTGCTAGAGCCTGAACCACTGCTCGATCCGTTAGGAGCGACGAAGATGTCTTTGGCCAGGGCTGTAGGCAACGCGGCGAGTATGTACTTGAAGAGAAGCATCATAAAGGAATGTGAATGGAAACGAGCCTATGAAGGAGCGAGAAAGAAAGTAATGAGGAAAATATTTTGATTCAAGCTCAATTTTGGCTTCACGAGatatcttctttccttttgtAGCTCCATCTACCCATGCTTTCACACGTTCTTCTGGAAGCTCGGGTTTCCAGCGATGCCGCTATCATTATACACATGGCACTTAGCGCCTCGGCACTCTTGGCTGTGTGGGTTGCTGCTGAAGACTACGAGTAAGAGctcaagccaaagccaagatacaGTAAGCTTAAATTGCCACAAATGGCGGAGAGTTTTATCTTGAATCTCTGATCACTTTTTCCTGCCTCAAGCCACGCGTCATACTCCACGATCGGACGTAATTCCCATAATGGTTGTTGCGGAGCCTATTGTCCCGAGTTTTGattgaagccaagatatcCAAGAAACGATCGGGCCGTGTCAGTCTGTCAAGACTCTTGGCGAGTTTGAAGCCGTGAGAGAAGACCTTGGCAACTCTTCAATACGAAATTGACCGATGATATAAACTCCACTCTCATCTCAAGGTAGGCCGGGATGGAGTTATCCACTAGTAAAAGTTGATGATCTCATGCTCAAGATACAAAGACTATCAAAACCATGAGTCGACAAGAAGCAATATGGCTCAAGATTGTATTCAATTTCTGCCATCCGTTTATATTACAACTgtatatagtaaaatatcATTTTATCTATCCGTATGACCTATCCTTCCTGTATTATCCTGTTGCCCATCACAGTATCTCCTCATTAAATCATCCGTCTCTGTTGTGTTTCCTGGGTGGAGCCTAAGTTTCTATCTTCGTTACCTAGTGGGTGTAAACCTGTTCCGGCCCCAGGGATCCATAGTCCCCGGAGCCGTAGGGGTTGGATGGTGTGACCTGCTGGCCGTTCACATCGCTCACGCCGAACCAAGCAAGCTCCTTATCTCTCACGACAATGATGACAGcaaaaggaggagaaggctcaGTAGCATAGCCCCAAGAGATACTAAAGCTAGATCCATTAGTGCAAGGTTTGTTGGCCCAGCTTTCTGTAGAAGCACTGGAGCCAGCCATACGGACGATAGTACATCGCTCAGTCTTGCCATCAGCCTCAactataaagttatagtcACATCCATGGCCGTCTTCACCGCAATAACGCGTGAGATTCTGGATTGCCCAAGTCTTGCCGACAACAGGTATGGGGCTAGGGTATATACTAGCCACTGGTTGAGTGCCGTTGGTCGGGACGGGAAAGGAGGGGTGAGTTGCGGCTGAAGTTGCTGTGTAGGTGATATGAGCTGAAACGCAAAGTTTTGGGTGAGCCGGGCTGCATCCCCCAGGGACAATAGGGATTGGGGTGAAGGTCGGGGGAAGTCCCGTATGATAAGGCAGTGGGCATGATCCAGGAAGAGCAGGATTGCAACCTCCTGGTATACCAGGGATGGGAGTGAAGGTCTCAACGGGAACTGTGTCGTTCTTACTGGCAGATGCAATCTCTGTCTTGGTGGGCTGCGCAAGAGATGCCGTGGCAGAAGAACAATACTCGCGAATTCGTGCACTATCTTCGCCAACACAGGCTGTCAGGGTGCAAGAGAATGCTACTTCTGGTGTTCCAGCCACGATGCAAGCGTTATAAGCCTTCTCACATTCATCGTAGGATGTAAGAGGAAGGGCCAACACGGCTGAGACCAGAGTCAAGAGTGAGACGAGCTTGTTCATGACTGGGAAAGAGATCTAGTTAATGTTGAACGATCAGGTGGGTAATAAGGCGTGGAGATTGAAAATATCTTTGTTCTCTGATATGCTGTGATGTTAtcggttgatgatgtttcaATCTCAGACAACATGTCTTAGAGGTTATATAGTCAGATGGTGAAGCTCAGCATTGATTCTGTTAGTACCCCAACCTCCTTCTTACTGTGCGTTTTTCTCTCATGACATAACCCGAAGTTTGAGCTAGAAAGGGCTCTATCAAGAGCCTCCACTCTTCAAATGGTTTGCCAATGTAAGACAGTCGACTCATGGATCTGACATCAACATCGCACTACAGAAAGCCCAGCCACTGTCATTATAATATTTTCACCACTCTCACAGCTGAATTACTGTCGAGCAGCCGATGATTTGCATGGCCAGCTGCTCAGCCAACCTCCGATTTACACAATGGCTCCGCTAACACGAGAGGACCATTGAAGGTCTAGAGCGAAAGCAGCAAAGACGTTGTTCTTACTGGCAAGCGACAAAAGTCTAATTGAAACTCAACGAATCAGGTTGGCGTGCCGTGCATGTAGCACGTTGTTGAAAGGGATAACGCAAACCTTAAATCGACGGTTGCCAACTTCTGGAATGTGATTGATATAATAAACATGTGATGTAATTGTTTATCTACTGctatctctttctttcattGAAACCTCGTAACTTGAAAGCAAGCGCGAGACTTGGGTTTTGTCTTCCGTCCATATTGTCTCTATTATACTTCAACTGGCCATCCATTGGCAAGTTATTTAGTGCTAAGCATATACTGATTAATTACTGGTTTGCTATTACACCTCTCTAACTTCGTTGCTTTTATGGCCCGTAATACATCcgtattatatatacttttgtTTAGGCCGTGGCCAAAGATACCTGCCTCTTTCTGCTTAATAGATGCTGTCGCCCCCTTCAGATTCCAAACATGCTACTGAAACACATTCGAGTAAAGTTGAAAACGTTTTGCTGATCGTCTTCGTAGTGAGCTACCACATAGCTGGCGTTATTGGGGCGTTGGAAGCCATAACTAATGGTGCCGTTATATGGACCGTCAACGATATCATGATGCTCAGTCTTGTCGAATTTGCCGCGCAAGCACGCCAACAGATCAGCCTGTATTCCTGGACCACTTGTGAACTTTCCGCAGGGAGTCTTGCGAGTCTCAATGCATGCGATGACAATCACGGCAATTCCAAAGCCCAACAGAACGCCGGTGTAGAATTTGTACCAGGTGGATGATATGCAAGGTAAGACAGTGGACTTGGCTCCTTTGATGCCCATGTACCAGGTTGTTATCAGGGCAGTCATCCCGATCACGCCCAGGTAGAAGATAATCACCACGAAAGTCGTCGTGGTGTAGAAAGTGTTTCCCTGTGGGACCATGAACGACAGGGCCAACCCCAGGAGAGCGAGGAGCACCAACGCATAAGTGCATCGAAATGTTCTGCTGCCCCAAAAACCTGAGTTGTGAAATCTTTGGGGTTCAATCGTCATAGGATTCGCAGCCAATATCTCGAATGATGTCGTGCTGCAGACCATAGGTTGTGGAGAACCAGCAGGGATATCCTCCATCGAGGCGAATGAGAACTCGTCCGTAAGCCACAGACAGCTGCACAGCCTCAGCAATCCGAAAAGTGCCATGGGAAAGAAAATGATGTCGACAGCCATCAACAGTGTGAAACTTGGGGCAGAAGGGTCGATTTGACTGCCCAATAGCAGGATTATGGCCTGCATGCCTTGAACAGTAACAATTAGAGTCTTGATCGCGTCTCTTGATAATAAGGTGACCCTGTCCCCATCAGGCAGTTGAACACAACGCGGTCGGCTGTACTCGATCATCTCTTCAGATCCATCCCAGCCTTGATCAGTCCAAAACAAGGCATTGCTGGCAGCGAGATCGAATCTGTCCCAGTTCTTGGCCCGAATGCGACGGTCAGTGATGGCTCCGTATCGCCAGAGAATGGAAGTCGGATTATAGTGGCATATTCGTTCGTGCCAAGGAGGCCGACTCAGAGAAAGATAAGTCGGTGAAGGTGCACCGATAAGAACATGCGCAATGAGCGGAGCCAAACACAGAGTGAGAAGAGTAATCCAGTCAGAAACCGCgatctcttggctt encodes:
- a CDS encoding related to pectate lyase L precursor, with product MLLFKYILAALPTALAKDIFVAPNGSSSGSGSSSSPLADIQAAVNAASAGDTIYLRKGTYRPSKNIHFTKKGSSSKPYTIRSYNNEEVIIDGDKMPGTPAALGASFSGKDRGIFHVEKAEYWRFIHITLTKGPYGVYVKDSHNNYFERLTTHSNYETGFHMQNSISNNEIVYLDTHNNADPRNNGQNADGMAIKEGSGAGNIIRGIRSYENADDGIDLYEFKSSVTILDNIIFDNGVNRWNFNPYRGDGIGIKLGGGSPANRANVNHVARNNFSFRNRRGFSDNNMPGDMTLIHNTAWKNREEGFNQRSSKATYENNLAANNAGSSSLSKQNTLTSVKGKGNNWEKGGSWQDADFKATSTSLIKGRRQANGKITQSDFLRPADGGNYGATTHWV